The genome window GTAGAAGGCCACATAGGAATGGCGCGGCGTGCGGGCGAGGTCGTGATAGCTGTCTTCGCGGTCTTGCAGATCGCCGCGTTCGGGTTGTAGCGCGACCAGCGCGTTGCCGCATGTTTGCGCGGCGAAGTGAAAGGCGCCATCTTGAACCAGCGGATCATCCTCAACCGTGCCCCATGCATCGCTGAGGTCATCGCGTAGCGCCTGTGGCAGGGTGGCCAAGGCGGCATGGTAGTCGATAAGCGGCCACGAAATGCGCTGTTCGGTAAGGCTCCGGCCAAAGCCGATTTGCGGCGTCACGCTATAGCCCTCGCCCGCCAGCCGCATCAGCATGTCTTCGACGCTGGACAGCGCATCAAGGCCGACCGCATGGGCCAGTTGATCGTCCCGCCCCGGATAGGTCGAGAGCACCAGCGCCAGTTTGCACCGGTCCGCCGGGGTTTGGGCCAGACGATGCCAGCCCAGCACACGCGCCACCACGGCGGCGATGCGGGCATCCTCGGCGCGGTGGGCAAAGCGGGAATACTGCAGATCGGGGTCGCGTTTTTCCGGGCTTTTGAAACTCACGACGCCGGTGAAAATGCGGCCATCCACTTCGGGCAGGACCACATGCATCGCCAGATCGGCGGGCGAGAGGCCGCGCTCGCTTTCGTCCCAATCGCGCCGCCGCGCGGTTGAGAGCGCCACTTGAAACACCGGGCATCCCGGCGCGTCGAGCGGGGAGGTGCCGTCATCGCCGCGCCCCGAGAAGGCGGTGGCGTTGACGATGGAAACGGGGTTCATCGCGGCGAGCGCGTCACCCAAAAAGCTCCGCGCGGGATCGGATTTCAGCGAGGGGACAAACAGCCCGATGGCATTCAGCCCCGCGGCTCGCAAGGCGCGGATCAGTGCATCGACAGGCGCGGTATCGGCGGCCAGAAGGTAGCTGCGGTAGAAGGTGACAGCGACGGCATCCCCCGCCGCGTCGGCGAAAGGCACCACACCCTGATCGGGGTCGTAATAGCCGCAATCGGGCACCGTTTTGGCGCCCATGACCGGCCCGGCGTAAAAGCCCGCCGCCAGTGCCATCTGCGCCAGCGCGGCCTGCGCCGCCACCGGGCCGCCCGCGTCACAGAGATGCGCAAGACGCCGCAGGGTAGAAACCGGCAAAGTCGAATGGGCGTCGAGCCCCGGATCCTCGCGCCCATCGGCGGGCAGCACGGCCAGCGCGATGTCATTCCGGCGGGCGAAATCTTGGACCTGCATGATGCCGTAAGGCCAGTAGTTCTCGCCTCCGATAAGGCGGATCAGAATGCCCTTGGTCCCGGTCAGCGTCTGTTCGATGTAGTTGTCGACCGACGCAGGGTGGCGCAACGCCACAAGGTTGCACAGCCGCAGCGAGGGCAGCTTGCCCTCCTTGCCGCCGCCGCGGTGCCAGCCTGCCGCGAAAGCGCCGAGGTCACTGTCGGAAAACGACAGCACCACCAGATCGGCGGGCGTTTGACCCGGATCATATGGGGTGTCGGTATCCTCCAACCCGTGGCTTTCGCGAAAGACGACATGCATGCGCGGTTAGGCTCCCAATGTCTCGCGGATTTTGGCGAGGTCGATGTCGTCATGTTCAGCGATGACCACCAGATGCCCGGCGCGCGTGTCGCTGCCCCAAGGGCGGTCGAACTGCTGGCGCACCCGCGCGCCCACGGCCTGAACCAACAGGCGCATCGGTTTACCCTCGACCGCGACATAGCCCTTCACGCGCAGGATGTTCTGTTCGCGTGCGAGACGTTCGATTGAGGCGACAAGCGCCTCTACATCCGCCACTTCCGGCATCGGGATCACCACGGTTTCGAAATCGTCATGCTCGTGATCGTCGTGGCCGTCATGATGCGAGGGGCGCGCGGCGAGGTCGTCTTCGGCGGCGGCGTTGAGGCCCAGCACGACCTTGGGGTCAATGACGCCCTCGGTCATCTCAAGGATCGGAATCTCGCGCGGGCTTTCGTCTTCGATTACCTTGCGCGCTTTGGCGAGGCCATCGGGACCGGCCAGATCGGCCTTGGACATCAAGATGATATCGGCGCAGGAAATCTGATCTTCGAACACCTCAGACAGCGGGGTTTCGTGGTCGAGACTGTCATCGGCCAGACGCTGCGCATCCACGGCGGCGACATCGGCGGCGAAGGTGCCCGCCGCCACGGCCTCGGCATCGGCCAGCGCGATCACGCCATCGACGGTGATTTTGGACCGGATCGCGGGCCAGTCAAAGGCTTTGAGCAGCGGCTTCGGCAGGGCCAGCCCGGAGGTTTCGATCAGGATGTGATCGGGGCGGGTCGGCAGGGCCATCAGCGCCTCAATGGTTGGGATAAAGTCGTCCGCCACGGTGCAGCAGATGCAACCATTGGCCAGCTCGACGATGTTCTCAGCCGGGCAATCGTCG of Sulfitobacter sp. DSM 110093 contains these proteins:
- the cobW gene encoding cobalamin biosynthesis protein CobW, yielding MSDLAKIPVTVITGFLGAGKTTLIRHLMTNAGGRRLAVLVNEFGTVGVDGDILKSCAIDDCPAENIVELANGCICCTVADDFIPTIEALMALPTRPDHILIETSGLALPKPLLKAFDWPAIRSKITVDGVIALADAEAVAAGTFAADVAAVDAQRLADDSLDHETPLSEVFEDQISCADIILMSKADLAGPDGLAKARKVIEDESPREIPILEMTEGVIDPKVVLGLNAAAEDDLAARPSHHDGHDDHEHDDFETVVIPMPEVADVEALVASIERLAREQNILRVKGYVAVEGKPMRLLVQAVGARVRQQFDRPWGSDTRAGHLVVIAEHDDIDLAKIRETLGA